The segment GTCGGCGTGGAAGCTCTCCTAAAACGACAAGACATTGACACTGACGAACACCGACAATCTATTGATAACGACGGCTATTGGGCAGTAGAAGCAGATTGCCTTCAGTCGCACACTGCCCGTCTGGAGAGCGAGCTTCTGGATGGACCTCTGGAGCTGGGGAACACAAAAGCAACATCAGGAACGATAAACTCGTCAGCCCTGGCTCTGAAACCGGGCAAGGGCTCCAGCGCAGACGCCAGCGTTGGCAGCACACTACTGGAAACCAGCACGGCCAAACCTTGCGTCCCGTGACAGGGCGGGTGGTTTAACGCCGCCGTGGTGGTTTAAGCGGCAAAGCCCGCCAATCCTGACTGTGCACAGGTTGTCTGGTTTCTGAAGAGCCAATCCTAGTTCCCCGGGTGGCTGGATCGAGCGATTCGGACGACTGCGACTTCTCATTAACCAGAAGCAACATGTCCGGTATCAGTACGCACTACTTCTGAATTGCATTAACCCTATGGGTCGGTGCGTAAGAATAACCGTGTTGTCGAGAAATTCAGTGTGCATACGGGATGATAATGGCAAGCAGCTAGAACTGGCAACGTCGCAGTATGCAAATATAAAGTCGACAGTCACTGTTGATACGGGTGTTCTAGCCATAATGGTCTGGCCTCCAAAACTCACTGACCAAGGGAAACGGCTCTACAATGAACACGTGAAGTTGTTTCGAAAAGACTTGATGAGTGCACAACCGCTAAATCCGGCTTCCCATACGGCCGTTTCGCCTGAGTGGTGCGGTGTACAAGAGCGCGCGACCAAGAAAAATGACTGTGAAGAGGAGCAAAGAGGCGGAACCAGTGAAGACGTGCAACAGGCATATCCACGCCTCGTACATGTTGCAAACTTCTAAGGGGGTGTTCGAGCTGTTCCTCGACAACAACGCCGACAAAATACAAGATTATGTGGATGAACTGGCAGCATGCTCTGCCACTCTACATATTCGCGGAAGCGGGACGTTACGACGCGCACTTCCCTGAACAACTGTTTGCTCGTGATGCTTTGATGAATTGAGTTGACGACTCAGAATAATTTTCTGAAACGCCTATTCCATATGCTATTTGGCGGAGGTGTTTCCCTCTTGCAGAGCGGTTGCTAGACCAAGGGTGCGAATCCGCATGTAGAGGTAGCTGTCGACGGTTCACGAATGCGCAACGTTTCCATAACCAAGGGACGACGCCTTCAGGCACGCCGACACCGATGCCATCCGAATCAAGACCCAAGCGGGACGGAAACAATCCTGGCAAGACGGTTTGATGCTCTGGTTTTGGTCCCGTGATCGtggcccttgtgtaacaggcCATTTCCGTGACAATATGGCATCTAGTAATTTACTCCAAACAAAGAAGAGCTTCGGCACTATTCGCTGCATTTATTGCTTGCGTCGTGGCTATAATTGTATGGGTAAGCAACGTCGGTCGGTCATGGCCGTCTCGATACAGTCGCGCTATATTGTTTGTTCATAGTACTTGACTGTATAGCACATCGGTAGCCTATATTATTGGTGGCAGTATTTCACCGTTGCCCTTCTCTTTGAACCGGTCTTTGGATAATCCACCTTTGATATATTCCGCCTTTACTATAGCAAATGGCTAAATAGCCCCAACCTTGACGCTTGTCAAGTACCCAGTCTATAGAATATAATCCCTCTTGAAACCAGACTATCCCGAAGGAGGCAGGGGGACTTTATTCCTTCTCGAAACCAGAGGGAGCCTTGTCCATGACGAAATTGGTGGGAGGGAGGGCGGCATCATCGAATGCGATGCCATCGGCATTGTTACACgaaaaaggcccaacagatcgtgaagcccaacaaaggggcttcaccgatacGGGACTTATTGGTTACACGGcttgaacacgtgcccgggcgttcctttcatgtgTATATAACGGAcctttcccttccttcctctcAGCAACTCAGGCCCTTTGACATCCTgcgagattattattgaattgaaccTTTACGTTCCGAGCCCTCATaacgagcccttgtcaccgGTATCCTTGGGCTTCCCGCCACTACCACAGTTTTCCCAGCTCCCGACTATCCAAGTTCATCATGGGTATTCTTCTTATCGTCCATGCACTTTTCCAATTGACTAGCGCCATCGTCGACTGAGCATACGCGCTTGATGCCCTCGACACAACGACGAACCTCGAGCTTGCATGAGGACTCTGGTATACCAAATTTGCTTTCGCCTCCACAGAACTCGTCTTGCATGTCTCGAAAACGCGTGAATAGTTCGACTGAACCGACCCCCGGACAATCTCTTGTCGGTGGCGTCCAAACAGGTCCCGCGAGAGCGGCGGCAATAAAAGTAGAACCGAGAGTAATAGAGTACTTCATAGTCAGTAGGTAGTGtaaaaaggcttttttttttttggcttttAAAAGAAACCAAGTTGGCAGGATACGGCGTGATTCAAATGTCAATAACAAGATAGGGGCAAGGCTTGTTATTTATATACGGCGGCGTATTGTGTTGAGAGCTGCGTTTCCAAGGGTCACGTAATTGCACATGCATAAATCGAACTGACTAGCATGTTGCCCAGATTCATACCCTCAGACTATACTGGTACTATACTGGAGCATTCGATGCCTTGGAAGCGGTACACGACGCGTGTATACGGGCTGCGTTGTCGGAAGGCCTCTCATTTGAGCTGGCAGCAAGGCATAAACTTGTAAATATGAAACCATAGAGCTGgagactactccgtactccgtatactgACTCGGATTAAAGTATTGAATGATTTAACTTGTGCGACCGGTGACGTTACTACACTGCTAGATGATGCACACAAGCATGACTCACGCTACGCCTAATAATCCAATATATTTGTTAATGCACTTATTATATGTGGCAATAGCGAGTCATTTATATATTATCAAAACTCAAATTCGCCAAGTATCATATTTTTATCAAGTTTTTGTATCATGCGCCATGTTATCATGAGATGTGTCAAGTTTACATGAGACGAGGCACCGTCACGGGCCGCCCTCGATGCATgtgctgtacggagtacggagtagaggtAACCTTGAATATCAAGCAGCAAGCTGTACTTGTTATACATTATAACCGCTGCCTCATGCCTCCACCTAGGTCTTTTTATATTGCAGTTTGTACCCTGCCTCTTCAGTAGAGTTAAATTGTGTACCAGGACATATGCGGCCTCAAGGAGCCAAGTCATGCATCAGTAGCTTCACCCTCCTGGGCCCGGGAACACACCACAGGTTGCCAAATTGCTTTGCATGATGGCTGCACCGGGTGAAGCCGTACGACTGGCGTCGGCAATGGCGAGGACACAACCCGTGCGCTTGAACTTGATGCCCTTTATTCACCCCTGCACATGCGCATTTGGGGTTGAACTTGAGGGTTGCTACATTTTCCTGTCCTGGACGAACGGGATGTGAAAAGGGCTCAAGggggcttggagcaaataGCTCCATTCATCcaataacagtctttggtatcaaaggtccttggttttcctcaaggccttgttggccaaaggcgtctttaaatacaagaagttggTGAGGGACTTTATGTGTAACCTTAAATATTGGGCCATGTCCGTGTGGCACCGGATATCTCTATAAACATGCCCTGGGGCCAGCCGCGCTTAGCAGGTTTCTTCACAACCACCCTATTAATAAGGCATCAGTTGGTCAAATAGATCATTAACGCATATCACACTTTCAGAGTTAACCTTGTAAGTTTCAGCAGGCTCCGGAATTCGCCCCTATCTAGGCGCTTGGTAAACCTGGTCACCTTTATCagtaattattttttaaccAGATGGGCCATCTAGCTGTCACACTATATCATATAATACATTATATGGTATTCTACTACATTGTTGTACATGTAGAACTGGAAgacgtctggtctggtctgccGAGTCCGATGTCGTGATTCGTCTAGACTCTCTCTGGTGGCTCCACCGGCGGCAGACCAGGCTTCTGTCCATCTGCCCAAGTACTTGGAGCTCCCAGCTCAGCTTCTGGCGCAAACATCCTCGCATCAGGATATTCCCGCGCCGTCGCCAGTCCATGGTCCAGCCTAATTCTTCGCCATGGATGGCCTAGACGACTTTGAAAAATCTCTTGCCGCCGAACGGCTGGAGCGCGAAAAGGCAGAAAGGGCAGAACAGCATCGAGaccgccatcaaggccatcgcAAACaccgacatcatcatcgacacAACGACCGCGACGATAAAGAAAGAGACGGAGAGCACagccatcaccgccgtcgAGACCATGAAGATGACCACGGCCATAGGCACAAGAGAAGTCGACACTCTCACGACCAAGCCGATGACGCGCACCGGTCGAGACACaggcaccatggccacggaAGCAGGGAACGCCATTCGCAACGCCGGCCAGAGACGGGGCGGGAGTCATCGAGTAACGGGGGCTCGTCCGATGCTCCCGTGCGTGATGCATGGATGACGGCGCCATCGTCCATCGAGGTCGAGCATGTACACCGCGCAGAGAGAAGCAAGCCTccatcgccgcctccgcaGCAACCGAAGCGAATCATCCACTCTCGCGAACTCAATCAAACCATCCACCAACTAGACCAACAATCGTCACTGTCTGACATGCAGCAACCCACCGCCGAGAGAAAAGTCGACTACGTATTTGGCGACTCGGGCTCTTCATGGCGCTTAACAAAGCTGCGGGGGGTGTACACCACTGCCGAAGCAAGTGGACGGCCAGTCGAAGACGTGGCGATGGAGCGCTACGGCAGCTTACAAGACTTTGATGACGCGcgagaagagaaggaagaaatggAGCGGCGCAGGATCTACGGTGAAGGGtacaaggagaaggaaaggCCCATGGGAGACCTGTATCGAGCTCGAGAACACGACAAGTCGAGGGCACATGACGactctgctgccgccgcggaaCCAGATTCAGGCACTGTCATACCCGAAGAACCGTCACGGAATGCAGCCATGGACCAAACATCTCTTAACCGCCTCCGCGcccagatgatgaaggccAAGCTGCGCCGGGCCCCCAACGCCGCACAGCTGGAGGAGGAATACAATCGCGCCGCAGCTCTCGGCCCCCGGCCCAATGCtcccgaggccgtcgtcctcggcataATGGACAACCGCCAGTTGGCCGGCACCAGAGGGGAGGTCAAGGCTGTCGACACCAAACGCGGCCGCGAGAGGGGTCTGGTGGAAGAAAACAACGACATGTCCATCGAGGACATGGTCAGGGAAGAACGCCGCACCAAGAACCAGCTAGGTGGCGAAGGACTGCGTCTCGCAGAACGCATTTCCAAGGACGCCAAGTACGACAACGACCTGGACTACATGGATGAGAATGCAGAAAAGCTCGCCAAACGTGTGCACAAGAGCGAGATCAACCTCAAGAACATGGCCGTCAACGAGTTCCAAAAGATGAACCGCATCCTGGAGAGCTGCCCCCTGTGCCACCACGAAGACAAGGGCCGCCCGCCCCTGGCACCCGTCATATCCCTCGGCACGCGCGTCTTTGTGACCCTCACCACGGAGCCCGAGATCAGtcccggcggcgccgtcatcgTGCCCATCACGCACCGCGGCAACCTTTTGGaatgcgacgacgacgagtggGAGGAGATTCGCAACTTCATGAAGAGCCTCACGCGCATGTACCACGACCAAGGGCGCGACGTCGTCTTTTACGAGAacgccgccgcgccgcatCGCCACATGCACGCGGCCATGGTTGCCGTCCCCATTCCCTACCAAGAGGGCGCCACGGCGCCGGCATACTTCAAAGAGGCCTTTCTCTCCAGCGACGAGGAGTGGTCGCAGCACAAAAAGGTGATTgacacggcggccaaggcccgTGACGGCATGGGCAGAATGGCCTTCAGGAGGAGCATCGCCAAGGAGATGCCCTACTTCCACGTCTGGTTCTCGCTGGACGGCGGGCTGGGGCACATTGTCGAGAATGCGGACCGCTGGCCCAGGGGCGATTTGTTTGCAAGGGAAGTCCTGGGCGGGATATGCGATGCCGAGCCGCACATTGTCAAGAAGCAGGGCCGGTGGGTGCGTGGTGATGCGCGTGTGGATGAGTGGAAAAGAGGCTGGAGGAAGTTTGACTGGACACGGGTCTTGGAGGAGCCGTGATGGTGTTTGCAGGCGGCGCATGTTTAATATTGTGTTTCAAAATAAAGAATTCACGGCAGGAAATGACTGGAATATCAGTTTTGTACAATACCGGTGATGATTGCAGCTGCTGAGAAGACCAGTTTTGCACTCCCGCCCGTGGACTGGCTGTTGGACAGTCCAGTGCAAGAAATAAAACGCACTCATTCGGTCAGTGaccaaataaaaaaaaaggaataaaaaATCATAATAAATGAAAGCAGTTACAAAAAAGAAATGCTCGGAAAGCATCGTGGAACGATCTTTGCTCCCGGCAGGGCTTGAACCTGCGGCCTCCGCATCACTAACGTTTATTAGTACGAAGCTCTAACCAACTGAGCTACGGAAGCTTCCCGAAATGATTTGCTCCTGACGATGCTAATTCGCAACTTCAATAGCTAGCATGCGCGCCACTTCAAACCACCTTCACTGTGACTAGATAACAAATTCGATAATTCTCACTATGGCATGGGTTCAAGTCTTGATACGGCTTCTAGCCAAATTTTCGCCAGTTTCATACACCCCTTTCGCGATAATAGCCCAGTCACGCCCATAgacgccaaggacaagaacagCTCATGTACACCGACAGCACTGGCGGACATCGAGACAGCCTGCTGGGACACAAATTTTCGGTCAAGCTGCCGATAGAAAACACCCACTTTCCTGAGATGTATGCTGCATGCGGCAGCGGTACTCATTTGCTAGCATGTAAGGTGAGTTTAGCCTGTGGAATCATAGACGCTGGCCACATACGCCAGATGCGCTCATTACGGCGAGATAACGGGTCAGGCGTAATATATGCATGTTCATAACTTAGCTACCTACTGTGACATTACGTTCTCTTctagtctttttttctcttcctttttcccGCCGCGCTCATTCACTCCGAGCCAATTCCATCCACCCCAAGCTACAACGTCGACTATTTGCACCATAAAACAAGTGCGCCAGAATATCCACTGGCCGCCTGTAATCTAGTGATATAATTCCAAACCACCCATATATAATGAAACAGAAACTTCCTTCCTCCACGAAATACCAAGACGATCGGAAAAGGCAGGAAATGCGACGCAATATGCTGTGGCTGTTGACGCTTACTTCTGTCACGCAAGCGATGCGATTCGAAACCCAAGCAATTGGCCGCCGATAGGGGATAACATGTCAAAAAGAGCCATGTCCATAAGGTGACAGCGATGATATCTCAAGATTATATGTATGTTCAGGTACTCTGCCTCGGATTAATGCCTTGCCTATTATAAGATTTCACTGATCATATGCTGGAAGATAACGAACAGGATGCCATACCTGCATGACTGCCGCGCGTTGTGGCGTATCACAATGCATGTATAAAAACTCCTGATGGGGAAGTAATGGGCCTTCAGAGGCGCACACTGAAGCAGAAACGGCGCTTCATTTATACTTGTTTAACTTCACCTTCAGTAACATTAGTCGCAAGCGCTTGATGTTTCGCTCCTCGGCATCTATCATAAGCTCCATTCTGCTCTTCATTAGTTTTAGGGTCGGCTGTTTGAAACGAGTACCCCATATCGAACTGAGAGGCTGTCCCTGCGAGTTAGCAGGCCCTTCTTCAGGTGAAGAGGAGTCACTCCTGACGCCACTGTCCTCCTCGACACCCGATTGTGTGGCCTCCTCCGCAATATTGTCCCTCTGTCTACCCTCCTCTTGACAAGATCCTTGCGTCTGTGTATCCTCCTGGGCAGGTGTATTTCCGGAAGGTTCTGCCAAATTATTTAGAAGAACATCCCAGTACTCGTCTGTCAGTGTTCCGTAACTTCCCGGTTCCCCGACCGACCCCCAGAAGATATCTTCCAAGTCTGTATAGAGTTTGTCGAAGTAGCCGAAGGTTTCCTCAAAGTCTCTACAGCATTCTTTGAAGTCGTTGAAAAGTTCTCCAGAGTCTTCAAAGTATTCCTCAAAGTCCCCATAGCGGTTTTCAAAGTCTAGCTTAGACCGGCCTTTGGTTGGGTTCGTCCCCTTGTCGAGTTGTCGGATTGGTGCATCCTGGACATACTTTAGAACGCTTGGCACTAAGACCAGCAGCAGACCAAGAACCATGGCAACATTATACGCAACGAGGAAGACCAGAGAGCTGCATCCGTCTTGAGAAGAATCTGCTGTGTCAAAGTTGGGAGCTTCCTCATTCAAGGCCCAATGGGCCACTGTGTATACTCCAACCCCAAGAATAAATGCTCCCGAGGACCAAACCGATAACATAGTCGGGATTCTCATCATAAAGGCCGCATGAAACGATACATTCTTCCAACGCATGCTTTTCATCGGTTCCCTGGCCCTCACCACGCGGTCCGGGCAGTTCATGCCGTAAGTCGCTTCACCACCTTGTTCATGCTTGAGACTACGAGGCGAGTCTTGGCAGACCTGCCTGTCAACGTCTGTGGGGGTCCCCTGTTTGTTGGCGGGTGTGCCAAACCACTTCTTCACATCAGAGGGCTCCAAGAGGCTGTCCATATGCCGTCGTAAGGTAAACGCGAGGAAGACAGACAGTATGCCAGTCGTAAGGCTGAAGACGAGGGCTACCTGGGTCATCCAAGGTACGAGGAATAGATAGCGAAGCGACAATGCAAACAGGCACAATTGTACCACATCAAACGCCTGTGTTGCAGAATCGCTTGTCAGTCCTTGCAGAAGAATGAAAGAAACAACGACAGCAGAGGGGAACAAGAAACACATACGGGATTGAAATGTGTAGTACAGCGATTAGATATAAATTCCTTTAGCCTCATTGCCTTCTCTGCAGCTAGGGGGTCATCGACAGGAGGATCAAGTATGCCTCGCTGGATACAATCAAGCTCATTGCGAACGTCTGGGAAAATAAGAACCAGAAGTATGGCACGAAGCGGGCCATAGTCACGTTTAAATTCCAAGAACGTAGGGACCGCAGGGAAAGCCTTTCCAATATGACGAACCAGTGCAGAAGCCACGACGCTAGGATCACAATGCCGTAGGCAACACGGGCCATAATGATGGATTTCCACATGGTAGATGAACACAGTTCAAATGTGACAAATGGGGTCGCACGACGAAGCAGATGGTTGAGTTGCTGGGTGTTGAAGATGGAGGGTAAACTTTGGCGCGAGGATTAGACATTCTCCATGCTTCTATGCCCACTGGTCTGACCAGCTGACAACCAGCTGCCTTCCTTTTTtatcttttgtttttttttaagaacACGGAGTGCCAGCTGACAGATCGTGCCTGCCGTAAGAAACGTTTAGCCTAGACGAATGGAGACAAATCCAGAATGGCATGGCACTTGTGCAAGAACAACGTGCAGTACAACATCTGTGCCGGAAAATATAATCAACGAATCCATCACAAACAGCTGTCCGCTGCCAATCATGCCAAGACTCGCCAAAAACTGCCGCTGACAACTGAGCTACGGCTCATCGATAAAGAGGCTTGAACCTTCTCCAGATAATCACACATGGTGTCCAAAACGTCAGCCGCGGCAAAAGTACACCCCAGTCGTCTCAATTACACCCCAAAGAAAATACAAAGGGCTCtatttcttgtctttttttacGCCAAGCAATGCCCAAGCTCATTAGATATATGTGTCCCTCTCTGCAACCCCATTATACATGGACCCCTCCAGTCTGCTAATTTATATTGATACAACGCACGCAAAGTAATACCGGGGTATCATAGTCGTGGTATTACTTTCCGCGCTTCCGTTCGATAAGCGATACCTGGTATCCAGTCACAAAATGAATGAAAATCGGATTCAGTCCGTCGTAGCGCTCATCGACCTCTGACGCAAGACCAGTGATGCAACATCTTGGCACCTTAGCGAACAATCgtccctcgccgtcctctcTCGCGGTCTTTTCGTCCATCCGCGCCCGTCAACCGCATCCAATCGTCCCACTCTTTACTCATTTCCATCAAGACTGAGCCCATGACGGTTGCGCTGGCCATCAAGCCGTGTCCTTCGCCTTCCAAGACGCGCACTTCGCAGCGCCGCATCGTCTTGCCGAGCCATTTGACATTTTCGACGGGCACACGCGTGTCCCTGCTGCCGTGATGAATGACCACGGGCCGTGTGATGTCGACGTAGCGAAATCCAATCGTGTGTCTTCTCTCCAGACACACCAAAAGGTCAACGGCGGGATTGGCCCCCGTGGTGGCCAGCTCCCAAATAGCGTGAGTAAGGCGCGTGTCGTAGGTCATTTGCCGTTCCTTGTCCGTCATGATATCGAGCGTGGACTCGGCCATTACCGAGCCTCCACTCACGCCATGACCCCCAACGGGCTGAATTTGGTCCATGTGCTCGCTCATATTAGGAGAGTCAAACCCATTCTCCGCTTGCCCTCCTCCTGGCCTGTCCTTTCCTTGGGGGGTGCTGTTGAGGTTCTCCTCATCGTTGACTGGCATGCCATTGCGATTACCAGtgttgccatctttgccgtGGGTATTCGACTTGCGTTTAGCGCGGCGTTGATTCTTGGGCAGAGAGCTCGTAATGGAACTACTTGTTGCCGTCATGAAGCTGCTGTTAGCCGCCTTCAGGAGAGGTGTTGGCAAAGCACGCAAAATCTTTTGCGATGTGGGGATAGCATTGGTCGGGGGCAGCGTTTGAGATGCACCAAACACATTCATCTGGGATGGGGGAATCCATGGCGCCAAGAGATGAATTCGTCCGCGGATATGCTGGGGCATTCGCAATGCCGTTGCAAGAGCATAAATTGCGCCTGCTGAATGAGCAAGGATCGAAAACTTGGTAATCTTTAGCGCCTGACAAATGGCATAAACGTCATCTGCGCCAGTCAGCAATTGAATCTTTGTTCTGTCACACGAGTGGTGGGTAGGATACGTACCAGGCCAGCTCAAAGGAGTGGTTGTCCCATCGGTATAGGGCTCGCTATCACCAACTCCGGGTCGGTCGGGTGTGATGAGGCGAAGTTTCAAAGTCAATGCCAGCTCATCGTAAAAGGCCGTGATATATCTTGTCAAGCCCATACCGACACAGCAAAAGACTGCTGATCCATTTGCATCGCCGACTTCTGAGAAGGAAATAACTCGACCTGTTTGAGGGTGTCGAATCTTTTGAGACAGACGTGGAGAACAGAGGTACGACtcaacagcatcatctaCTGAGTCTGCGGATCCGGGCCGTTCATAGCCGGCAGGATAGGTCTGCTGCTGAGCCTGCTGCGCGGGTTCGGGCGAGGCAGCCGCACTGGTTCTAGATTCACTGCGAGGGCTAAGCGGGCCTGACAACGGCTTCAGACGCGAACTACTGCGCTTCATTTTCAGGGCCTCCTTCGGAGCAGGACTCAGCCGGCCAGATAATCGACTGCTGCTGCGTTCCGCGCTGTGGCTTTCCCGTCGTCTCTGCGCGACTGCGGAGAAGGGCGCAGCTCCCTCGTCATTGTAATTCACAGCGTCCATGTTAAAATCGGGGAGAGGCTGGGCAGCTcttgatgccgacgacgcgGGGGACGTCGGGCGTTCGTCTGGACCGAGCAAAAAAGACTTTGCTTGGGTGCCTGTCCCTGAGCCCGTACGAGTatgctgctgcggcggcggtaaAGTACAGGCGACATGTTCTTCAGTCTCTGGTATGGCTACTGCAGCCGGTGTATCACTATCTCGTTTAGACCGACGCGCGCTCGTTCGTTTTTGATGGGTTCGTGACTTTCTTAGGCTCGAGTCTCGCGCAGGAATAGGCTGCGGGGTATCCAACTTGTTTGGCTCATTCAGACCCGGGCTGTCGCTATGAGAACCAGGCTCTTCGTTGATGACTGTTTCGGCGAGAAAGGGGTCTGGTCGAGCCCCGTTGTTGGTCATGGTGTTGTTGGGGGTCCCTCTGCCGGGTTCGCTTTGGCTACCGGACCTCCTTGGCaatctttttctttcaaatTCTCTTTCACGGAGACGCTCCTTGGAGCTCATGTACATCAGGCCCTTTGTGCCCCGGCCGGTCTTTTTCCCCCAGCTGTCGTGCGATCGATGGTGTTTCAGCTCCGGGGTCGGCGCAGATCCACGTTCTACAGAC is part of the Metarhizium brunneum chromosome 4, complete sequence genome and harbors:
- the cwf19 gene encoding Pre-mRNA-splicing factor cwf19, with the protein product MDGLDDFEKSLAAERLEREKAERAEQHRDRHQGHRKHRHHHRHNDRDDKERDGEHSHHRRRDHEDDHGHRHKRSRHSHDQADDAHRSRHRHHGHGSRERHSQRRPETGRESSSNGGSSDAPVRDAWMTAPSSIEVEHVHRAERSKPPSPPPQQPKRIIHSRELNQTIHQLDQQSSLSDMQQPTAERKVDYVFGDSGSSWRLTKLRGVYTTAEASGRPVEDVAMERYGSLQDFDDAREEKEEMERRRIYGEGYKEKERPMGDLYRAREHDKSRAHDDSAAAAEPDSGTVIPEEPSRNAAMDQTSLNRLRAQMMKAKLRRAPNAAQLEEEYNRAAALGPRPNAPEAVVLGIMDNRQLAGTRGEVKAVDTKRGRERGLVEENNDMSIEDMVREERRTKNQLGGEGLRLAERISKDAKYDNDLDYMDENAEKLAKRVHKSEINLKNMAVNEFQKMNRILESCPLCHHEDKGRPPLAPVISLGTRVFVTLTTEPEISPGGAVIVPITHRGNLLECDDDEWEEIRNFMKSLTRMYHDQGRDVVFYENAAAPHRHMHAAMVAVPIPYQEGATAPAYFKEAFLSSDEEWSQHKKVIDTAAKARDGMGRMAFRRSIAKEMPYFHVWFSLDGGLGHIVENADRWPRGDLFAREVLGGICDAEPHIVKKQGRWVRGDARVDEWKRGWRKFDWTRVLEEP